The following are from one region of the Bacillus methanolicus MGA3 genome:
- a CDS encoding TauD/TfdA dioxygenase family protein: protein MSQIHSHYSRPLKFENREDYVGPRILRRLPEGVEERPYLLFEVRPLSPIIGAEIIGVDLGKPITSELQAELNRALLEWKVLFFRNQKITSEQQRAFARLWGELEVHPFYSTSPDQSKEIVRFARDNKQAGYENIWHADVTFRSNPAKASVLRLIEVPPVGGDTLWADMGAAYDNLPDEIKERIDGLTALHDFTPSFSHLMTPEELAIKQKEFPAVEHPVVRTHPETGRKTLFVNPSFTTRIVGLEPEESEKLLQYLFRQAHIPEYQVRFHWEKNSVAFWDNRATQHYAVSDYYPYPRKAERVAIVGDRPF from the coding sequence ATGTCTCAAATTCATAGCCATTATTCTCGACCTCTCAAATTTGAAAATCGCGAAGATTATGTAGGCCCACGTATTTTACGACGTCTACCCGAAGGTGTGGAGGAACGACCATATTTATTATTTGAAGTCAGGCCACTAAGTCCAATTATAGGTGCTGAGATCATCGGAGTTGACTTGGGAAAACCAATTACCTCTGAGCTACAAGCAGAGTTGAACCGTGCACTATTAGAGTGGAAGGTTCTCTTCTTTCGCAACCAAAAAATCACTAGCGAACAGCAGCGGGCATTCGCTCGGCTGTGGGGTGAATTAGAAGTCCACCCATTTTATTCGACCTCTCCAGACCAATCAAAAGAAATAGTCCGCTTTGCCAGAGATAACAAACAAGCTGGCTACGAGAACATCTGGCATGCCGACGTCACTTTTCGAAGCAATCCTGCTAAAGCATCTGTATTAAGACTGATTGAAGTCCCTCCTGTCGGTGGAGACACGCTATGGGCAGATATGGGTGCCGCATATGACAATCTGCCCGACGAGATCAAGGAACGTATCGATGGTCTCACTGCCCTCCACGATTTTACTCCTTCTTTCAGTCATTTAATGACACCGGAAGAGTTAGCTATCAAACAGAAAGAATTTCCAGCTGTTGAACACCCAGTGGTTCGAACCCACCCAGAAACTGGCCGGAAGACTCTATTCGTGAACCCATCGTTCACTACCCGAATTGTCGGACTCGAACCTGAGGAGAGTGAGAAACTGCTTCAATACCTGTTTCGTCAAGCTCACATTCCTGAATATCAGGTGCGTTTTCATTGGGAGAAGAACTCAGTCGCCTTCTGGGATAACCGTGCTACTCAACATTATGCAGTTTCTGACTATTATCCCTATCCTCGCAAAGCTGAACGGGTAGCAATCGTTGGAGACCGTCCGTTCTAG
- a CDS encoding DMT family transporter: MSWVFLILGIISEVLGTTSMKMSEGFTKLIPSILIFVFYGLSLTLVTLALKNIDVSIVYSIWSGLGTAIIATIGILYFKEYISLIKVLSILMIIAGVIGLNISGETQGKETSSSQLQIERDGN, translated from the coding sequence ATGAGTTGGGTTTTCCTTATTTTAGGAATTATTTCAGAAGTTTTAGGTACAACATCTATGAAGATGTCAGAAGGATTTACGAAGTTAATACCCTCAATATTAATATTTGTTTTTTATGGACTAAGTCTTACTCTAGTAACATTAGCACTCAAAAATATTGATGTGAGTATTGTTTATTCAATATGGTCCGGACTAGGTACAGCTATTATTGCAACCATAGGAATTTTATACTTCAAAGAATACATCTCCTTAATTAAGGTGTTGTCTATTCTAATGATTATTGCTGGTGTTATAGGGTTAAATATAAGTGGAGAAACACAGGGGAAAGAAACATCTTCATCACAATTACAAATAGAAAGGGACGGAAATTAA
- a CDS encoding ABC transporter ATP-binding protein, protein MYVSTPIKARSEIFNNRNPTLIELKNISLYYSNENSGLPILDNINLQLEVNDFVCLLGPSGCGKSSLLNILAGFQKPTTGKVMINNKPHTGPSPNVGVVFQHHNLFPWMTIEKNIEFGLKMKSISRPERKRLVSYYLNLVGLESSAKMLPYQLSGGMKQRASIARTLATDPQAILMDEPFSALDALTRENMQMHLLELWKKTKKCIFFITHDVEEALLLGKRILVMHSKPGRIVVDLQNPLLQYSQSVKEIKDSKEFHDLRYYLISTIRNSKSNNTLFGIN, encoded by the coding sequence ATGTATGTAAGCACACCTATCAAAGCACGTTCAGAGATTTTTAATAATCGTAATCCCACATTAATAGAATTAAAAAATATTAGCTTATATTATTCAAATGAAAATAGCGGTCTTCCTATATTGGACAATATAAATCTTCAATTAGAAGTCAATGATTTTGTGTGTCTATTAGGTCCGTCAGGTTGTGGTAAATCTTCTTTATTAAATATATTAGCGGGTTTTCAGAAACCAACCACAGGTAAAGTAATGATTAACAATAAACCACATACTGGCCCAAGTCCCAATGTGGGAGTAGTATTTCAACATCATAACCTTTTTCCATGGATGACCATCGAAAAAAATATTGAATTTGGTTTAAAAATGAAATCTATATCAAGACCAGAAAGAAAAAGACTCGTTTCCTACTATTTGAATCTTGTAGGACTAGAATCTTCTGCTAAAATGTTGCCTTACCAGCTCTCTGGAGGTATGAAACAAAGAGCATCAATTGCAAGAACATTAGCTACCGATCCACAAGCAATTTTAATGGATGAACCTTTTAGTGCATTAGATGCCTTAACTCGAGAAAACATGCAGATGCATCTTCTTGAACTTTGGAAAAAAACAAAAAAGTGCATATTTTTTATTACTCATGATGTAGAAGAAGCCCTATTGCTAGGAAAGAGAATTTTAGTTATGCATTCTAAACCGGGAAGAATTGTAGTAGATTTGCAAAACCCGTTATTACAGTACAGTCAATCAGTCAAAGAAATCAAAGATTCTAAGGAATTTCATGATCTACGATATTATTTAATTTCCACTATAAGAAACAGCAAATCAAATAATACTCTGTTTGGAATTAATTAA
- a CDS encoding urease subunit gamma, with the protein MKLTAREQEKLLIVVAADVARRRKERGLKLNYPEAIALITYEILEGARDGRSVAELMQYGTTILTRDDVMEGVPEMIEDIQVEATFPDGTKLVTVHQPIR; encoded by the coding sequence TTGAAATTAACTGCTCGCGAACAAGAGAAGCTGCTTATTGTGGTAGCGGCGGATGTCGCGCGGCGCCGCAAAGAGAGGGGATTAAAGCTAAATTATCCTGAAGCAATAGCTTTAATTACATATGAAATTTTAGAAGGTGCGCGCGATGGACGTTCGGTGGCAGAGCTGATGCAATATGGGACAACGATTTTAACCCGTGATGATGTGATGGAAGGAGTGCCGGAAATGATCGAAGACATACAAGTGGAAGCGACATTTCCTGATGGTACAAAGCTCGTTACGGTTCATCAGCCCATTCGTTAA
- a CDS encoding sulfite exporter TauE/SafE family protein has product MSTVFPILLFGFVLGIKHATEPDHVIAVSTIASRTNKLSRSSLAGIFWGIGHTTTLSVIGMIMIGMEKQIPEKTAMWLELAVGVMIVALGIASFRSAYMNPIRKEMKINHLHAKSILIGIIHGLAGSAGMILLTLTTVDNRLQALLFILIFGVGTIVGMMFFTTILGLPFIWMKDKRIVYQSIVKIASMISILYGLYYMYHIGIGEGLLF; this is encoded by the coding sequence GTGAGCACCGTATTCCCGATTTTGCTTTTTGGCTTTGTCTTAGGCATCAAACATGCAACCGAACCGGATCATGTTATCGCTGTATCGACGATTGCGAGCCGAACGAACAAACTTTCCCGATCATCTCTCGCAGGGATTTTTTGGGGGATCGGCCATACCACAACACTATCTGTCATTGGAATGATTATGATCGGGATGGAGAAGCAAATACCGGAAAAAACGGCAATGTGGCTGGAACTAGCCGTTGGAGTAATGATCGTAGCCTTGGGAATTGCAAGCTTTCGTTCCGCTTATATGAATCCTATTAGAAAAGAAATGAAAATCAACCATCTGCATGCAAAATCAATCTTAATTGGAATTATTCATGGACTAGCCGGAAGTGCCGGAATGATCCTGTTAACTTTAACAACCGTTGATAATCGACTGCAGGCGCTGCTATTTATACTTATATTTGGTGTGGGAACAATCGTTGGCATGATGTTTTTCACTACTATCCTAGGGCTGCCGTTTATCTGGATGAAAGATAAGCGAATAGTTTATCAGTCAATTGTAAAAATAGCTTCGATGATTAGTATTTTATATGGCCTGTATTATATGTATCACATAGGTATTGGAGAAGGGTTGTTATTTTAA
- the ureG gene encoding urease accessory protein UreG, whose product MEPVRIGIGGPVGAGKTMLVEKLTRALHSQFSLAVVTNDIYTKEDAQFLVKHSVLPEDRIIGVETGGCPHTAIREDASMNFAAIDELKERFPEVEIIFIESGGDNLAATFSPELVDFSIYVIDVAQGEKIPRKGGQGMIKSDLLVINKIDLAPYVGASLEVMERDAKAARGTKPVIFTNLKEEIGLAEVVEWINKQVMLAGLAE is encoded by the coding sequence ATGGAACCAGTAAGAATAGGAATCGGCGGTCCGGTCGGCGCCGGAAAGACGATGCTTGTAGAAAAGCTTACTCGGGCGCTGCATAGCCAATTCAGCCTGGCAGTCGTAACAAATGATATCTATACAAAAGAAGATGCACAGTTTCTCGTGAAACATAGTGTGCTGCCGGAAGACCGGATTATTGGCGTAGAGACCGGAGGATGTCCGCATACAGCCATTCGTGAGGATGCTTCGATGAATTTTGCGGCGATTGATGAGTTAAAAGAACGTTTCCCAGAGGTAGAAATTATTTTTATCGAAAGCGGCGGTGATAATTTGGCTGCCACATTCAGTCCGGAACTCGTTGATTTCTCTATTTATGTGATTGATGTAGCGCAAGGGGAAAAAATTCCGCGCAAAGGTGGACAAGGAATGATTAAATCCGACTTGTTGGTTATTAACAAAATCGACCTTGCCCCTTATGTAGGAGCAAGTTTAGAAGTGATGGAGCGGGATGCAAAAGCGGCGCGCGGAACAAAACCGGTTATTTTCACCAATTTAAAAGAAGAAATTGGATTAGCTGAAGTAGTGGAATGGATTAACAAACAAGTGATGTTGGCAGGGTTAGCAGAATGA
- the ureE gene encoding urease accessory protein UreE, with the protein MIVEQIVGNIGMLDQLPPHIERVYLNSDDLVKRIQRVVTDHGKELGIRLKETKELTDGDILFMDEKNMIVVSVLPDDLLAIRPASMKQMGEIAHQLGNRHLPAQFEGEEMLVQYDYLVEELLKQLHIPYKREKRKVKQAFRHIGHRHDG; encoded by the coding sequence ATGATTGTAGAACAAATAGTCGGAAATATTGGAATGTTGGACCAATTGCCCCCGCATATAGAGCGGGTATATTTAAACAGCGATGATTTAGTAAAAAGAATTCAACGCGTTGTCACTGATCATGGCAAAGAATTAGGGATTCGTTTAAAAGAAACAAAGGAATTAACCGATGGCGATATCTTATTTATGGATGAGAAAAATATGATTGTTGTGAGTGTGCTGCCTGATGATTTGCTTGCCATTCGTCCAGCATCAATGAAACAAATGGGAGAAATTGCGCATCAGCTTGGGAATCGTCATTTGCCTGCTCAATTTGAAGGAGAGGAAATGCTCGTTCAATATGACTACTTAGTAGAAGAGCTGCTAAAACAATTACATATTCCGTATAAGCGGGAAAAACGAAAAGTAAAACAAGCATTTCGTCATATCGGTCATCGCCATGATGGATAA
- the ureC gene encoding urease subunit alpha has product MSFQMSRKQYADMFGPTTGDCVRLADTDLWIEIEQDFTVYGDEVKFGGGKVIRDGMGQHPLATRSESMDLVLTNAMIVDYTGIYKADIGIKDGKIAAIGKAGNPLLMDGVNIIIGAATEVIAAEGKIVTAGGIDAHIHFICPQQIETALSSGITTMIGGGTGPATGTNATTCTPGEWNIHRMLEAAEAFPMNFGFLGKGNASAKEPLTEQIRAGAIGLKLHEDWGTTAAAIDASLQVADEYDVQVAIHTDTLNEGGFVEDTLRAINGRVIHTYHTEGAGGGHAPDIIKAASFPNILPSSTNPTRPFTKNTLDEHLDMLMVCHHLDPSVPEDIAFADSRIRKETIAAEDILHDLGVFSMISSDSQAMGRVGEVILRTWQTADKMKKQFGRLPEEKGRGDNFRVKRYIAKYTINPAITHGIAKYVGSIEVGKLADLVVWHPAFFGVKPELVLKGGMIAYSVMGDPNASIPTPQPVMYRPMFSSYGKALYNTSITFVSKAAFELEIPQKLHLQKIIQPVEHIRSLSKNDMVYNNAMPKIDVDPQTYEVKVDGTLITCEPAEVVPMAQRYFLF; this is encoded by the coding sequence GTGAGTTTTCAAATGTCGCGAAAACAATATGCAGATATGTTTGGACCGACAACAGGTGATTGTGTTCGTTTAGCGGATACAGATTTATGGATTGAGATCGAACAAGACTTTACCGTCTATGGCGATGAAGTGAAATTTGGCGGCGGAAAAGTTATTCGCGATGGAATGGGGCAGCACCCGCTGGCTACACGTTCTGAATCGATGGATTTAGTACTGACAAATGCGATGATTGTGGACTACACCGGAATCTATAAAGCAGATATTGGGATTAAAGATGGCAAGATTGCTGCGATCGGGAAAGCGGGCAATCCGTTGTTAATGGATGGGGTCAATATCATCATCGGAGCGGCAACAGAAGTTATTGCAGCGGAGGGGAAGATAGTCACCGCAGGAGGAATTGATGCCCATATTCACTTTATTTGTCCGCAGCAAATCGAAACGGCGTTGTCATCGGGGATTACAACGATGATCGGTGGAGGAACCGGACCGGCGACAGGAACAAATGCGACGACGTGTACTCCTGGGGAATGGAACATCCACCGCATGTTGGAAGCTGCCGAAGCATTTCCGATGAATTTTGGTTTTTTGGGGAAAGGAAATGCATCGGCGAAAGAGCCGTTAACGGAGCAAATTCGCGCAGGAGCCATTGGCTTAAAGCTTCATGAAGATTGGGGGACAACAGCAGCGGCCATTGATGCGAGTTTGCAAGTCGCCGACGAATATGATGTGCAAGTGGCGATTCATACCGATACATTGAATGAAGGAGGATTTGTCGAAGATACGCTGCGGGCGATTAACGGGCGCGTCATTCACACATATCATACGGAAGGAGCGGGCGGGGGACATGCGCCGGATATTATTAAAGCAGCAAGTTTTCCGAATATATTGCCTTCTTCTACAAATCCAACGCGGCCCTTTACAAAAAATACACTAGATGAGCATTTAGACATGTTGATGGTTTGTCATCATTTAGACCCGTCTGTTCCCGAAGATATTGCATTTGCGGATTCCCGTATTCGTAAAGAAACAATTGCGGCAGAAGACATTCTCCATGATTTAGGCGTTTTTAGCATGATCAGCTCCGATTCGCAAGCGATGGGACGCGTCGGAGAAGTGATTTTGCGAACATGGCAAACAGCGGATAAGATGAAAAAGCAATTTGGAAGATTGCCAGAAGAAAAAGGAAGAGGAGATAATTTTCGAGTAAAGCGTTACATTGCCAAGTATACGATAAATCCGGCGATTACCCATGGGATTGCGAAGTACGTCGGATCGATCGAAGTGGGCAAATTAGCCGATTTAGTCGTTTGGCATCCTGCATTTTTTGGCGTAAAACCGGAACTTGTTTTAAAAGGGGGAATGATAGCCTACAGCGTAATGGGAGATCCAAATGCCAGCATTCCGACTCCGCAGCCGGTCATGTATCGGCCGATGTTTTCAAGTTATGGAAAAGCCTTATATAACACGTCTATTACATTTGTATCGAAAGCAGCTTTTGAGCTTGAGATCCCACAGAAACTTCATTTACAAAAAATCATTCAACCGGTTGAACACATTCGAAGCTTGTCGAAAAATGATATGGTGTATAACAATGCGATGCCAAAGATTGATGTCGACCCGCAAACGTACGAGGTAAAAGTCGACGGAACCCTTATTACGTGTGAACCTGCAGAAGTTGTTCCAATGGCGCAGCGATATTTTTTATTTTGA
- a CDS encoding urease accessory protein UreF: MDKLLPLLQLCDSNFPSGAFSHSFGFETYISNEKINNYETFRDALCAYIQTQLTYTDGLACRLTYDFLEEKSKEDVWRLNDMLAALCPARETREGTRMIGERMWKICSEIYPFDIWNDDKKKRAYMHPAIVYAIVCYHLEIPKDTTVLSYLYTSVQALVQNAVRGIPLGQTDGQRLLVFVQPHLKKAVQKVHTLTEEELGAAAPGLEIAQMQHERLSVRLFMS, translated from the coding sequence ATGGATAAGCTGCTGCCTTTATTGCAGCTTTGTGATTCGAACTTTCCTTCCGGAGCATTTTCTCATTCCTTTGGTTTTGAAACGTATATTTCCAATGAAAAAATCAATAACTATGAAACGTTTCGCGATGCTCTTTGTGCTTATATTCAAACGCAGCTGACGTATACTGATGGATTGGCATGTCGGTTAACGTACGATTTTTTAGAGGAAAAATCGAAAGAGGATGTATGGCGGTTAAATGACATGCTGGCTGCACTTTGCCCGGCGAGAGAAACAAGAGAAGGAACGCGGATGATCGGGGAACGAATGTGGAAAATTTGCAGTGAAATCTATCCTTTTGACATATGGAATGATGATAAAAAGAAACGCGCGTATATGCATCCTGCTATTGTTTACGCCATCGTTTGCTATCATTTGGAAATTCCGAAAGATACGACAGTTTTATCGTATTTATATACTTCAGTCCAAGCTCTTGTTCAAAATGCGGTTCGCGGTATTCCGCTTGGCCAGACCGATGGGCAGCGGCTGCTCGTCTTTGTACAGCCGCATTTGAAAAAAGCAGTACAGAAGGTCCATACGTTGACAGAAGAGGAGTTAGGAGCGGCAGCACCGGGATTGGAAATCGCGCAAATGCAGCATGAACGACTTTCCGTTCGCTTATTTATGTCTTAA
- a CDS encoding aliphatic sulfonate ABC transporter substrate-binding protein, producing MIYQRKINVVFVLLLLIVFTLITGCSNQGASAAKNERSTASASNAPKEIRLGYQVSPNGELLAKALGLLEEKYPHVKINWIKFDSGRDVNNAMASGSIDFGLVGTPPGSIGIANGLPYKVYYLHDIIGESEALVVKKDSGIKSLKDLKGKKIATTFSSTSHYSLLGALKEEKIDPQKDNITLLDMQPPDIYAAWKRNDIDGAYIWQPMQTKLINAGGNIIVTSKDLAKKGIVTGEFGIVNKDFASKYPEIVKGYISVLDKAVHYYRNKPKEASQVLSKELGLSPAESLKTMKQIIWLDASQQKDFFRERQKPGKLAKILKDTGDFMAKQKNISSSPSLATYQQALFSDLYK from the coding sequence ATGATTTATCAAAGGAAAATAAACGTTGTATTTGTTCTTCTATTGCTTATTGTATTTACTCTAATAACTGGTTGCTCCAATCAAGGGGCATCCGCTGCAAAAAATGAAAGATCAACAGCCTCAGCTAGTAACGCACCAAAAGAGATTAGATTGGGATACCAAGTTTCCCCAAATGGAGAACTCTTAGCAAAGGCCTTAGGTTTGCTGGAGGAAAAGTATCCGCATGTCAAAATTAATTGGATTAAATTTGATTCTGGACGAGATGTTAATAATGCAATGGCAAGTGGAAGCATTGATTTTGGCCTTGTTGGTACTCCTCCTGGTTCAATAGGTATTGCAAACGGATTACCTTACAAAGTGTATTATCTTCACGATATTATCGGAGAAAGTGAAGCATTAGTAGTAAAAAAAGATTCTGGTATTAAATCATTAAAAGACTTGAAAGGTAAGAAAATTGCTACCACGTTTAGTTCAACATCTCATTACAGTTTACTAGGGGCCTTAAAGGAGGAAAAAATTGATCCTCAAAAAGATAACATAACACTTCTCGATATGCAGCCCCCTGATATTTATGCTGCTTGGAAACGAAATGATATTGATGGTGCTTATATTTGGCAACCTATGCAGACTAAGTTGATAAATGCAGGAGGTAACATTATTGTTACATCAAAAGATTTGGCTAAAAAAGGCATTGTAACTGGAGAATTCGGAATTGTGAATAAAGATTTTGCTAGTAAATACCCTGAAATTGTAAAAGGCTATATCTCTGTTTTAGATAAAGCTGTGCATTATTATCGGAATAAACCGAAAGAAGCATCCCAAGTTCTTTCTAAAGAATTAGGATTATCTCCTGCGGAAAGCTTAAAGACAATGAAACAAATTATATGGTTGGACGCTTCTCAACAAAAGGATTTTTTTAGGGAACGACAGAAACCGGGAAAGTTAGCCAAAATATTAAAAGACACAGGAGATTTTATGGCTAAACAGAAAAACATATCATCTTCCCCTAGCCTAGCCACTTATCAACAAGCTCTATTTAGCGATCTTTACAAATAA
- a CDS encoding sugar phosphate nucleotidyltransferase, with protein sequence MKLVLLSGGSGKRLWPLSNDARSKQFLKVLENQNGEFQSMVERVWGQLGNVGLADSAVIATSKMQVDMIQSQLGKDVPIIIEPMRRDTFPAIALASVYFYSVQGINLKEVVVVLPVDPYVEDRFFDRVKDLEETVLKSGADLALIGVEPTYPSTKYGYIVPASKTCDNSYLKVSHFTEKPTEEKAAELIEQGALWNCGVFAFKLDFIISLLQEKGIPIQYNELLKQYEKLPKISFDYEVVEKTEQIVVLPYDGHWKDLGTWNTLTEEMAKSQIGIGVIADSENTHLINELELPVVVLGVSNAIVAASPDGILVSDKAASQKIKELVNDFDQRPMYEERRWGWYRVLDYTKLEDGREVITKRIGITAGKNLSYQMHHHRIEVWNIIKGEGEFAFNGEIRPVRPGDVLEIPAGAKHGIKAITDLEFIEVQTGTQLIEEDIVRIYMTWEEVEENSGYESK encoded by the coding sequence ATGAAACTTGTATTACTTTCCGGCGGCTCCGGCAAACGTCTTTGGCCGTTATCAAACGATGCCCGCTCAAAGCAGTTTTTAAAAGTTTTAGAGAATCAAAATGGTGAATTTCAGTCGATGGTTGAGCGTGTCTGGGGCCAGTTAGGAAATGTCGGCCTAGCTGACTCGGCTGTTATTGCCACTAGTAAAATGCAAGTAGATATGATTCAAAGCCAATTAGGAAAAGATGTGCCGATTATTATTGAGCCGATGCGTCGCGATACATTTCCGGCTATTGCGTTAGCGTCGGTATATTTCTATAGTGTGCAGGGAATTAACTTAAAAGAAGTTGTTGTGGTGTTGCCTGTTGATCCGTATGTAGAGGACCGTTTTTTTGATCGAGTGAAAGATTTAGAGGAAACCGTACTTAAGAGTGGTGCAGATTTGGCATTAATCGGTGTTGAGCCAACGTATCCATCAACAAAGTACGGTTATATTGTTCCTGCTTCTAAAACTTGTGATAACAGTTACTTAAAAGTTAGTCATTTTACAGAGAAGCCAACCGAAGAGAAAGCAGCTGAATTAATTGAACAAGGCGCGCTTTGGAACTGCGGCGTGTTTGCGTTTAAGCTTGATTTTATAATTTCCTTGCTGCAAGAAAAAGGAATTCCCATTCAATATAATGAGTTATTAAAGCAGTATGAAAAGCTGCCAAAAATCAGCTTTGACTATGAGGTTGTTGAAAAGACAGAACAAATTGTTGTATTGCCCTATGATGGTCATTGGAAAGACCTTGGAACATGGAATACATTAACAGAAGAAATGGCAAAAAGCCAAATCGGTATAGGCGTTATTGCCGATTCGGAAAATACTCATTTAATTAATGAGTTGGAACTTCCGGTTGTCGTATTAGGAGTGTCGAACGCCATTGTTGCGGCGAGTCCGGACGGTATTTTAGTTTCCGATAAAGCAGCAAGTCAGAAGATTAAAGAGCTTGTCAATGATTTTGATCAACGTCCAATGTACGAAGAACGCCGCTGGGGCTGGTATCGGGTATTAGATTATACAAAGTTAGAAGATGGAAGAGAAGTAATAACAAAACGAATCGGAATTACAGCAGGTAAAAACTTAAGCTACCAAATGCATCATCATCGGATTGAAGTGTGGAACATCATTAAAGGTGAAGGAGAATTTGCTTTTAATGGAGAAATTCGTCCCGTGAGGCCGGGCGATGTGCTTGAAATTCCTGCCGGTGCGAAACATGGAATTAAAGCAATTACTGATTTAGAATTTATTGAAGTGCAAACAGGAACACAATTAATTGAAGAAGATATTGTTCGTATTTATATGACATGGGAAGAAGTAGAAGAAAATAGTGGTTATGAGAGCAAGTAA
- a CDS encoding urease subunit beta: protein MIPGEYLLKQEAIVCNQHKPITTIMVKNRGDRPIQVGSHFHFFEVNSFLEFPREAAYGKHLNIPAGTAVRFEPGDAKQVELVAFSGKRCVYGLNNFVNGPLDENKKGE, encoded by the coding sequence ATGATACCAGGGGAATATTTGTTAAAACAAGAAGCAATTGTTTGTAATCAACATAAACCGATAACAACAATCATGGTGAAAAATCGAGGGGATCGCCCCATCCAGGTTGGATCTCATTTTCATTTTTTTGAAGTGAATTCGTTTCTTGAATTTCCTCGCGAAGCTGCGTATGGGAAGCATTTAAATATTCCTGCAGGAACAGCGGTGCGCTTTGAACCCGGGGATGCAAAGCAAGTGGAGCTTGTTGCTTTTTCTGGCAAACGTTGTGTTTATGGATTGAATAATTTTGTCAACGGTCCGCTTGATGAAAACAAGAAAGGGGAGTAA
- a CDS encoding urease accessory protein UreD, which yields MSWSGLLQCTAMEKNGRTVISDSYYEGAMKMIRPIYLHPSQPTIYLIHVGGGYVDGDRYKTEIMLQEGAHLIATTQSATKIYKTIKEPVQQYTLFSLDDQSVLEFFPDPVIAYEKAQFYQETTVYMKESSTFIYGDIITPGWSESGELFRYDWFRSKLKLYYEGNLLLFDHLYLEPSTGLTGILRMEGYTHFGSLFVISPFITKDILQKFERMAASFPASAHLGWSTPIIPGLIVRVLAYETYVIETIFQMIHQFIREECLREEPVFLRKY from the coding sequence ATGAGCTGGTCAGGACTGCTGCAGTGTACGGCCATGGAGAAAAACGGCCGTACGGTTATTTCCGATTCCTATTATGAGGGTGCGATGAAGATGATCCGGCCGATATACCTTCATCCATCTCAGCCGACGATTTACTTGATTCATGTAGGAGGAGGGTATGTAGACGGAGATCGATATAAGACGGAAATCATGCTGCAAGAAGGTGCACATTTGATTGCCACCACGCAATCTGCAACAAAAATATATAAGACAATCAAGGAGCCGGTACAGCAGTATACATTGTTTTCCCTTGATGATCAAAGCGTGCTCGAATTTTTTCCTGATCCAGTTATTGCTTATGAAAAGGCTCAATTTTATCAAGAAACGACCGTTTATATGAAAGAAAGTTCTACATTCATTTATGGGGATATTATTACGCCGGGGTGGTCAGAAAGCGGCGAGCTGTTTCGCTACGATTGGTTTCGTTCGAAATTAAAGCTTTATTATGAAGGCAATTTATTGTTGTTTGATCATCTCTATTTAGAACCAAGCACAGGGTTGACAGGAATTCTACGAATGGAAGGATATACTCACTTTGGTTCTCTTTTTGTGATTAGTCCTTTTATTACAAAGGATATTCTTCAAAAATTTGAAAGGATGGCAGCGAGTTTTCCTGCTTCTGCACACCTTGGGTGGTCTACCCCTATTATTCCGGGATTGATTGTACGTGTTTTAGCTTACGAAACGTATGTAATTGAAACGATTTTTCAAATGATTCATCAGTTTATTCGCGAAGAATGCTTACGCGAAGAACCTGTTTTTTTGCGAAAGTACTAA